In Gossypium arboreum isolate Shixiya-1 chromosome 5, ASM2569848v2, whole genome shotgun sequence, a single genomic region encodes these proteins:
- the LOC108470561 gene encoding BURP domain protein RD22-like precursor (The RefSeq protein has 2 substitutions compared to this genomic sequence) gives MKVLSPILACLALAVVASHAALSPEQYWSYKLPNTPMPKAVKEILHPELMEEKSTSVNVGGGGVNVNTGKGKPAGGTHVNVGRKGVGVNTGKPGGGTHVNVGGKGVGVNTGKPGGGTHVNVGGKGGGVSVHTGHKGKPVNVNVSPFLYQYAASETQIHDDPNVALFFLEKDLHPGATMSLHFTENTEKSAFLPYQTAQKIPFSSNELPEIFNKFSVKPGSVKAEMMKNTIKECEQPAIEGEEKYCATSLESMIDYSISKLGKVDQAVSTEVEKQTPTHKYTITAGVQKMTNDKAVVCHKQNYAYAVFYCHKSETTRAYMVPLEGADGTKAKAVAVCHTDTSAWNPKHLAFQVLKVEPGTIPVCHFLPRDHIVWVPK, from the exons ATGAAGGTTCTCTCCCCAATTCTTGCTTGCCTAGCG CTTGCTGTGGTGGCAAGTCATGCTGCTCTCTCACCCGAGCAATATTGGAGCTATAAGCTGCCAAATACTCCAATGCCAAAGGCTGTCAAAGAAATTCTACATCCAG AACTGATGGAGGAGAAAAGTACCTCTGTAAATGTAGGAGGTGGTGGTGTAAACGTCAATACAGGAAAAGGGAAGCCAGCGGGTGGCACTCATGTGAACGTTGGGCGCAAAGGAGTTGGAGTGAACACGGGTAAGCCAGGGGGTGGCACTCATGTGAATGTTGGAGGCAAAGGAGTTGGGGTGAACACTGGAAAGCCAGGAGGTGGCACCCATGTGAACGTTGGAGGCAAAGGTGGAGGAGTATCTGTACACACCGGACACAAGGGAAAGCCAGTAAATGTTAATGTGAGTCCGTTTCTTTACCAATATGCAGCCACTGAAACTCAAATCCATGACGATCCGAATGTGGCTCTTTTCTTTCTGGAAAAGGATATACACCCCGGGGCAACAATGAGCCTGCATTTCACTGAAAATACAGAGAAATCCGCTTTCTTACCTTATCAAACTGCCCAAAAAATACCGTTTTCATCTAACGAGTTGCCAGAAATTTTCAACAAGTTTTCAGTGAAACCTGGATCAGTGAAGGCAGAGATGATGAAGAACACAATTAAGGAGTGCGAACAGCCAGCGATTGAAGGAGAGGAAAAATATTGTGCAACCTCACTGGAGTCAATGATTGACTACAGCATTTCCAAACTAGGGAAAGTTGATCAGGCAGTCTCAACAGAAGTGGAAAAACAAACCCCAACGCACAAGTATACAATAACAGCTGGAGTGCAGAAGATGACAAATGATAAAGCTGTAGTGTGCCACAAGCAGAATTATGCATATGCTGTCTTCTATTGTCATAAATCAGAAACAACAAGGGCTTACATGGTTCCTTTAGAGGGTGCTGACGGAACAAAAGCCAAAGCAGTAGCAGTCTGTCACACAGATACATCAGCATGGAACCCAAAGCATTTGGCTTTTCAAGTCCTAAAAGTTGAGCCAGGAACCATTCCTGTCTGCCATTTCCTTCCTCGGGATCACATTGTTTGGGTCCCCAAGTAA